One genomic region from Phragmites australis chromosome 1, lpPhrAust1.1, whole genome shotgun sequence encodes:
- the LOC133885907 gene encoding phytolongin Phyl1.1-like: MKVESAGMQEAAAGDVPGSEDGADDVFFCVAATSRGKKNKISYFHTNAVGEDAEAARALVALCLDHAPEHHRWHHHTIDGARSFAFLSADDGRTYFAAADPTPGGAEMVRFLERVRDACNSEPMLRLRDEAVAPVARQFAQALRAVAGATSSTADTALPGASPRAREPSTPLAPVCAVGAGGEKGEEAPRIGARHRAVQPEESAQPGRLSWWRHSVVVIGVDVVVCLVLFAVWMGVCKGFRCLTR, encoded by the coding sequence ATGAAGGTGGAGAGCGCCGGGATGCaggaggccgccgccggcgacgtccCCGGCAGCGAAGACGGCGCTGACGATGTCTTCTTCTGCGTGGCCGCGACGTCCAGGGGCAAGAAGAACAAGATATCGTACTTCCACACCAACGCGGTCGGCGAGGACGCTGAGGCGGCCCGTGCGCTTGTGGCGCTCTGCCTCGACCACGCGCCGGAGCACCACCGGTGGCACCACCACACCATCGACGGGGCGAGGTCGTTCGCGTTCCTCTCCGCCGACGACGGCCGCACGTacttcgccgccgccgacccGACGCCGGGCGGAGCCGAGATGGTCCGGTTCCTGGAGCGCGTCCGCGACGCGTGCAACTCCGAGCCCATGTTGCGCCTGCGCGACGAAGCGGTGGCCCCCGTCGCGCGGCAGTTCGCGCAGGCCCTGCGGGCCGTGGCGGGGGCGACGTCCAGCACGGCAGACACGGCGCTTCCCGGAGCCTCACCGCGAGCGCGAGAGCCGTCCACGCCGCTAGCGCCAGTGTGCGCGGTCGGCGCCGGTGGCGAGAAAGGCGAGGAGGCCCCGCGGATCGGAGCACGACATCGCGCCGTGCAACCGGAGGAAAGCGCGCAGCCAGGGCGACTCTCCTGGTGGCGCCACTCGGTGGTGGTGATCGGCGTGGACGTGGTGGTATGCCTGGTGCTGTTCGCCGTGTGGATGGGGGTGTGCAAAGGCTTCAGGTGCCTTACGCGATGA